A window of the Methanothrix sp. genome harbors these coding sequences:
- the cobA gene encoding uroporphyrinogen-III C-methyltransferase — protein MSGDAGKVYLVGAGPGDPELITVKGLRLLREADVVLHDRLLNDELLRDLRAEIIDVGKAPGRHKLSQEEINELLIKKAREGKIVVRLKGGDPYLFGRGGEEALALREAGIPFEVVPGVTSAIAAPALAGIPVTHRGVSTAFTVVTGHEEPGKEKELDWHALARLGGTLVVLMGVGRIRENTTMLIDGGLSPQTPAALIERGSWPDQRCVRGTLGDIAERASSFRVKSPAVLIVGDVVNLEKHLGRRRIAILRAEGQLDGSVRLAERYGFIPVAAPSISLRALDLPPDIKEKIERVDCVVFTSSNGVDIISRSGLLDLIQKKRVAAIGPKTARALTDKGVNVDVIPDEYSSAGLVEALRGIRKVLLLRSAQGSPALLDGLLSAGAEVEDVPVYEVTGSGDERLDDLIRRAELIDVFAFTSGSTARYLMRRAGELGMEDHLRKALDSALVVAIGPPTASVLRELGVRVDLIPERYTFEGMLEAARKEIGVRP, from the coding sequence TTGAGCGGTGATGCTGGAAAGGTGTATCTGGTCGGCGCTGGGCCGGGCGATCCGGAGCTGATAACCGTCAAGGGCCTCAGGCTGCTCAGGGAGGCTGATGTTGTGCTGCACGACCGGCTTCTGAACGATGAGCTTTTAAGGGATCTCAGGGCTGAGATCATCGACGTCGGAAAGGCCCCTGGCAGACACAAGCTCTCGCAGGAGGAGATCAACGAGCTCCTAATAAAAAAAGCCCGCGAGGGCAAGATCGTTGTCAGGCTCAAGGGCGGCGATCCCTATCTCTTCGGCCGCGGGGGAGAGGAGGCGCTTGCCCTCAGGGAGGCTGGCATACCCTTTGAGGTCGTGCCTGGTGTGACATCTGCGATAGCGGCTCCAGCTCTAGCCGGCATACCTGTGACCCACCGCGGTGTCTCTACTGCGTTTACAGTTGTTACAGGGCATGAAGAGCCTGGCAAGGAGAAGGAACTGGACTGGCACGCTCTGGCGAGGCTCGGGGGCACTCTTGTCGTCCTGATGGGCGTTGGCAGGATCAGGGAGAACACAACGATGCTGATTGATGGAGGATTGAGCCCGCAGACGCCCGCGGCGCTGATAGAGCGCGGGAGCTGGCCTGATCAGAGGTGTGTCAGGGGGACTCTTGGGGACATAGCGGAGCGTGCATCTTCTTTTAGAGTGAAATCGCCCGCGGTACTGATTGTGGGGGATGTTGTCAATCTCGAGAAACATCTCGGCAGGAGGAGAATCGCGATCCTTCGTGCTGAAGGCCAGCTGGATGGGTCTGTGAGGCTCGCGGAGAGATACGGTTTCATTCCCGTCGCAGCTCCATCGATCTCCCTCAGAGCTCTGGATCTTCCCCCCGACATAAAGGAGAAGATAGAGAGAGTGGATTGCGTGGTCTTCACGAGCTCAAACGGTGTGGATATCATCTCAAGGAGCGGGCTCCTGGATCTGATCCAGAAGAAGCGCGTCGCTGCCATAGGCCCGAAGACCGCCCGGGCCCTCACAGATAAGGGCGTGAATGTCGATGTTATCCCCGATGAGTACAGCTCTGCAGGTCTCGTAGAGGCCCTCAGAGGGATAAGAAAGGTTCTGCTCCTCAGGAGCGCTCAGGGATCACCTGCGCTGCTCGATGGGTTGCTCTCCGCTGGGGCCGAGGTCGAGGACGTGCCGGTGTACGAGGTTACAGGCTCCGGGGACGAGAGGCTGGACGATCTCATAAGAAGAGCGGAGCTCATAGACGTCTTCGCTTTCACCAGCGGATCGACTGCGAGATACCTGATGAGAAGAGCTGGGGAGCTCGGGATGGAGGATCATCTCAGGAAGGCCCTGGACTCTGCGCTTGTCGTCGCCATCGGCCCCCCGACGGCTTCTGTTCTCAGGGAGCTCGGAGTGAGGGTTGATCTCATACCTGAGAGATACACTTTCGAAGGGATGCTCGAGGCTGCCAGAAAGGAGATCGGGGTGAGACCCTGA
- a CDS encoding radical SAM protein: MIWNLTRKCNLRCAHCYIDANDEMTDELSLDEGIRLIDELSSLKIPMLILTGGEPLMSRNFWAYAFHARERGLRCAISTNGTLITPEVALLLREAGIRYVGVSLDSSSPDVHDRFRGIPGAHSRAVQGLINARDAGLKTGLRVTLTRDNWYDIPALLKLALDLEIPRFCMYHLVPTGRGRGLAERDVTPEQRRSVIRLLMEAALELSDREIEILTTDSPIDGAYLLEVLKSDPERLERARMLLMSAGGCSAGSKVANISPRGDVHPCQFMPHIVAGNVRERSFRDIWIDNPSQELLLIRNSRRHLKGACGSCSYSELCGGCRQKAFYYKGDILETDPTCMLEHVTIAGAER, translated from the coding sequence GTGATATGGAATCTGACCCGCAAATGCAACCTGAGGTGCGCCCACTGCTACATAGATGCGAATGATGAGATGACGGATGAGCTCTCGCTCGATGAGGGTATAAGACTGATAGATGAGCTCTCGTCCCTTAAAATCCCGATGCTGATACTCACAGGCGGCGAGCCGCTCATGAGCAGGAACTTCTGGGCGTATGCGTTCCACGCCAGGGAGAGGGGTTTGAGGTGTGCGATATCCACAAACGGCACCCTGATAACTCCGGAGGTCGCCCTTCTTCTCAGGGAGGCAGGAATAAGATACGTCGGGGTGAGCCTGGACTCGTCATCTCCCGATGTCCACGACCGGTTCAGGGGCATCCCCGGCGCTCATTCCAGAGCGGTTCAGGGGCTGATCAACGCGAGGGATGCTGGGCTCAAGACAGGTCTCAGGGTCACGCTCACCAGGGACAACTGGTATGACATCCCAGCGCTGCTGAAGCTCGCTCTGGATCTGGAGATCCCCAGGTTCTGCATGTACCATCTCGTTCCGACCGGCCGGGGAAGAGGCCTCGCTGAGAGGGATGTCACGCCAGAGCAGAGGAGATCTGTGATACGTCTGCTCATGGAGGCTGCGCTGGAGCTGAGCGACAGAGAGATCGAGATACTGACGACAGACTCGCCGATAGATGGCGCCTACCTCCTGGAGGTGCTGAAGAGCGATCCGGAGAGGCTGGAGAGGGCGAGGATGCTTCTCATGAGCGCTGGCGGGTGCAGCGCTGGCTCCAAGGTCGCGAACATCTCTCCCAGAGGCGATGTTCATCCGTGCCAGTTCATGCCTCATATAGTTGCAGGCAATGTGAGGGAGAGATCCTTCAGGGATATCTGGATAGACAATCCATCACAGGAGCTTCTCCTGATCAGAAACTCCAGAAGGCACCTCAAGGGGGCATGTGGAAGCTGCAGCTACAGCGAGCTCTGCGGTGGATGCAGGCAGAAGGCGTTCTACTACAAGGGAGACATCCTCGAGACGGATCCCACATGCATGCTCGAGCATGTCACGATTGCTGGTGCTGAACGCTGA
- a CDS encoding DUF86 domain-containing protein, whose protein sequence is MRDPEERLRDILEAISAIERYLNRGRAAFEQDELLQGWFVRNLQIIGEAARALPEDVRAMAPEIEWPKIIGMRNVLVHGYFDIDLDIVWDAASRDAPALKPSVERLLKKLEEMGS, encoded by the coding sequence ATGAGAGATCCAGAAGAGCGGCTGCGAGACATCCTGGAGGCGATCTCCGCCATCGAGCGATACCTGAATCGGGGTAGAGCAGCCTTTGAGCAGGACGAGCTCCTGCAGGGATGGTTTGTCCGGAATTTGCAGATCATCGGTGAGGCTGCAAGGGCGCTGCCCGAAGATGTGCGGGCCATGGCGCCCGAGATCGAATGGCCCAAAATTATCGGGATGCGGAATGTCCTAGTTCATGGTTACTTCGACATCGACTTGGACATCGTGTGGGATGCCGCCAGCCGCGATGCTCCGGCACTCAAGCCCTCTGTTGAGCGATTGCTGAAGAAACTGGAGGAGATGGGGTCATGA
- a CDS encoding 2-amino-3,7-dideoxy-D-threo-hept-6-ulosonate synthase: protein MSKIGKSIRLERIIDRKTKKTVIVPMDHGLTVGPIPGLIDLAAAVDKVAEGGANAVLGHMGLPLYGHRGYGRDVGLIIHLSASTSLGPDANHKVLVTRVEDAIRVGADGVSIHVNVGAEDEAEMLRDLGMVARRCDLWGMPLLAMMYPRGAKVRSEHSVEYVKHAARVGAELGVDIVKTNYTGSPDTFREVVRGCPAPVVIAGGPKMDTEADLLQMVYDAMQAGAAGISIGRNIFQADNPTLLTKKLSKIVHEGYTPEEAARLKL, encoded by the coding sequence ATGAGCAAGATTGGAAAATCGATAAGGCTTGAGCGCATAATAGACAGAAAGACTAAGAAGACAGTCATAGTCCCGATGGACCACGGACTCACAGTCGGTCCCATACCGGGTCTCATCGATCTGGCAGCTGCAGTGGACAAGGTCGCGGAGGGTGGCGCAAATGCCGTCCTCGGGCACATGGGTCTGCCGCTGTACGGCCACAGAGGCTACGGCAGAGATGTCGGGCTAATAATCCATCTATCAGCGTCCACATCCCTCGGACCGGATGCAAACCACAAGGTGCTCGTGACCAGGGTTGAGGACGCAATAAGGGTTGGCGCAGATGGTGTCAGCATTCATGTGAATGTGGGCGCCGAGGACGAGGCGGAGATGCTGCGAGATCTGGGCATGGTCGCGAGGAGGTGCGATCTCTGGGGCATGCCGCTTCTCGCCATGATGTATCCGCGCGGTGCAAAGGTGAGGTCAGAGCACAGCGTCGAGTATGTGAAGCACGCAGCTAGAGTTGGAGCCGAGCTTGGCGTGGATATAGTCAAGACAAACTATACAGGCTCACCTGACACATTCAGAGAGGTCGTCAGAGGATGCCCCGCGCCGGTGGTCATAGCAGGCGGCCCGAAGATGGATACTGAGGCTGATCTCCTCCAGATGGTCTACGATGCGATGCAGGCTGGCGCTGCCGGCATCTCCATAGGAAGAAACATCTTCCAGGCAGACAATCCGACACTGCTCACCAAGAAGCTCTCAAAGATCGTGCATGAGGGCTACACGCCAGAGGAAGCCGCAAGGCTGAAACTCTGA
- a CDS encoding nucleotidyltransferase family protein — protein MTLSELLSAKREEILRICEKYGARNVRLFGSVARGEADEKSDVDLLVEMEAGRSLFDLGGLQYELEQLLGCPVDVVTERGLKARIRERVLQEAVPL, from the coding sequence ATGACCCTTAGCGAGCTGTTGAGCGCCAAACGTGAAGAGATCCTGCGCATCTGCGAGAAATACGGGGCGCGCAATGTGCGTCTGTTCGGCTCGGTGGCGCGCGGAGAGGCGGACGAAAAGAGCGACGTCGACCTTCTTGTGGAGATGGAGGCCGGCCGCAGCCTCTTCGACCTGGGCGGGCTTCAGTATGAACTGGAGCAGCTGCTCGGCTGCCCTGTGGATGTGGTGACCGAGCGTGGCCTCAAGGCGCGGATCCGTGAGCGCGTGCTGCAGGAGGCGGTGCCGCTATGA
- a CDS encoding type I restriction endonuclease, which produces MRVFGSAVRGEDRDDSDIDFLAVNQITFQDGRSTRRPDIVLFVNRLPLSSSSRTRRMRVWLGCLPAAPDVHDHESCEVI; this is translated from the coding sequence GTGCGTGTGTTCGGCTCCGCCGTTCGAGGTGAGGACCGGGACGACAGCGATATCGACTTCCTGGCCGTGAACCAGATCACCTTCCAGGATGGCAGGAGCACACGCCGCCCGGACATCGTGCTCTTCGTAAACCGCCTGCCGCTATCATCGAGCTCAAGAACCCGACGTATGAGGGTGTGGCTGGGATGCCTACCGGCAGCTCCAGACGTACACGACCACGAATCCTGCGAGGTCATATGA